In Vicingus serpentipes, the DNA window TCATTTAGTGTAGTGTCCTTGATATATCGCTCTCCCCCATACTCACCTTTATTTACGTACATCTGCATAAGTTTACCTAAATCATTTGCATTTGAAAAAAGACCAGCATGCCCACCAACACCACCTAACATTGCTGCTCCTGGATCATGAACATCTCCATGTATAATTTGTTTTCTAAATATTTTATCATCCTCTGTTGGAGGAATTCTATCTAAAGAAAATCGATTTCTTGGTAAATAACCAGATGTTGACATCCCCATTTGGCTATAGATGTTACCAACATAATCATTGAGTTTTTCTCCAGTTTGCTTCTCCGCTATTTTTAATAAAAAGTAATACCCTAAATCACTGTACTTATATTCCTTTTCTTTTAAAGGACCTTTTAATATGCGTTGATAAATAATATCAGGATAATGTTGATTGATATAAATATTTTTTGCAACTCTGTAAGGATAAAAATTAGATGAATCACTACTATAAATAACAGGGTCTAACTCTTTATTCCTTATAGTTTTTAAATAAAAAGGAACCCATGCTTGCAATCCTGATTGATGAGCTAATATTTCTCTTAAATTTAAGTTGCCATAATCAGAAGTATCCGGAATTAAATCACTCAAATAATCACATAAATTCAAATCTAAGCTAAACTTTTCTTGGTCTTGCAACTGCATCACTGTAAGTAATGTCGAGGCCACTTTAGTTATCGATGCTAAATCATAAATATCTGAATTCTTAACCTGAATTAAACTATCATAAGTATGGTAGCCAAATGATTTATTATAGATTACATTTCCATCTTTTGCAACAAAAACTTGACAACCAGGGTAAGCTCCCTCCATAACTCCACTGAGCGCTATACTATCAATTTTGTATAAATCATTTTCAGGAATACCAATCTCTTCCGAAACAACATAACTAAAACGACCTAAAGGTTCAATATCAATTCCAGCACCTACTTTATACTTTTCAGATACGCTTACAGGCAATTTACCAGTTGCTCCTATAGCACCAAACAACAATTCAGCAACAGCATGGTTTGTATATTTATTGTTTTGATAAGCAGAGATCAACGAAGAGACATCTTCTAAAGCGTCAAAACCTATCAAACTATATGGGTTCATAAAATCCACCAAAACAACATTACAATCGGTTACATTTAATTTTTCAACTAACCTTTTTGCATTTGTCGATATTTTATACTTTTTCCAAGGATTTTTATCTGAATTATGAAACGAAACAATAACAGTATTAAACTTCTTTAAATCCTCTATCCAACTAATCAAATTATCATCTGTAATATCTTGAGCATTAAAATTGGCAACACTACTATACAACCCTAAAGAACTTTGAAAATCTTCAAATTCACCATCACCTATTGCTATAGAAGCAATATTCAATGTGTCTAATCGCTTAAAAGGAATTAAATCATTTTCATTTTTCAACACAGTCAATGCTTTCTGAAACAACTTCTTGTTCAACAATTCATATTCCTTTTTATTTAAATCTGCAGTTAAGTTTTTTAGCTTAACTTGATTATTAGTATTTAAACCAGCCCATTCTTTAGCTACTAATATTTTCAAACATCTTCTATCAATCTCCTCAACGGAAATATCTGCATTAGCTATCGCATTTTTAATTTCAGTAATTGCTGTAGGTACATCTTCAGAAAACAATAACACATCATTTCCTGCTAATAATGCTTTTACATCAACTATTCCTGGTTTATAAAAAGAACTTACTCCTTTCATATTTAAAGCATCTGTAAAAATCAAGCCTTTAAAACCAAGACTATCTTGTAACAAGTTTGTTACTACGTTTTTAGACAATGTAGTTGCTGTATTGGGTGTATTCTCATAAGCTGGAATATACAAATGAGCAACCATCATACTCGCCAACTCATTTTCAATCAATTGTTTAAATGGATAAAGCTCTACAGAATCCATTCTATTCACATCATGATTTATAATTGGCAAAGATTTATGAGAATCCATATCTGTATCACCATGACCAGGGAAATGTTTGGCATTTGCCAACACATTTACTGATTGCATACCTTTCATATACGCAACTCCCTTTTGAGCTACATTGTATTTATTTTCTCCAAAAGAACGCGCATTAATAATAGGGTTCTTCGGATTTACATTCACATCTACAACAGGGGCAAAATTAACTTGAATCCCTAATCGTTGACACTGTTCTCCAATATCAACCCCCATTTCATAAATCAATTTTTCATCTTGAATCGCTCCTAAAGTCATTTGATATGGATACTTAACCGTACTATCCAAACGCATAGCTAATCCCCATTCGCCATCAATAGAAATCATTAAAGGAATCTTTGATATTTTTTGGTAACGGTTATATAAACGTGCTTGTCGCTCTGGACCTCCTTGCATAAAAATCAAACCACCAATTTTGTTTTCAGTAATTAATTTCTCTATGGCCAACTCGTGCTTCTCATCTTTGTTTGAATAAGCTGCAACCATTAACATTTGTGCAATTTTTTCATCAATTGTCATTGTTTGTAAAACAGAATCAGCCCAATTTGATGGAGTTTTAAAAAATGGTGGATCATTTTCTTTTTTCCCTAAACCCTTATCCAATAATGGAGAGATAAAAGCACTAGAAATAAAAAACACAAAAAGCAATACAATTCCACCTATTTTATTCATTCTTAAAATTTTAATAATGCTCTAAAATTAACTTTAAAAGAGAGCTATTTATAAGTGTTCAAAAGGGATTATCAACAACCAATTATTTATATCTGTATAGTTAAAAATTAGTTATTAAAGTTTTCAACAAGCCCCTTGGTTTGAACGCAAATTGAACTACTTTTGACATCAAATTTTTTAACATAAAAACGCAAATAAAATGCCATCTATTATTGAATTAGAAAAAATTGCTTCTCAAGTACGTAGAGATATTGTAAGAATGGTTCACGCCGTAAGCTCAGGTCACCCTGGTGGCTCTTTAGGTTGTACCGACTATTTAGTTGCTTTATATTTTGATATTATGAATCATAATGCGAAGTTTAATATGGATGGGACTAACGAGGATATCTTCTTCTTATCAAATGGTCATATTTCACCTGTTTTTTATAGCGTTTTAGCTCGCTCTGGTTATTTCCCAGTAGAAGAATTAAAAACATTTAGAAAATTAAACTCTCGCTTACAAGGACACCCAACAACTCACGAAGGATTGCCTGGAATTAGAATTGCTAGTGGCTCTTTAGGTCAAGGTATGTCTAACGCAATTGGAGCTGCTTTAACAAAAAAGCTAAATAATGACAAAGGAATTGTTTACTCACTTCATGGTGATGGCGAAATTCAAGAAGGACAAATATGGGAAGCTGCAATGTATGCCGCACACAATAAGGTTGATAATTACATTGCAACAATAGATTATAACCAAAAACAAATTGACGGAAGTCTTGATGAAGTTCTAGGGTTAGGAGATATAAAAGCAAAATGGCAAGCTTTTGGATGGGATGTTATGGAAATGGATGGAAACAACATGCAAAACCTGTTAGATACATTAAACGAAGCTAAAACACACTTAGGCAAAGGAAAACCCGTTATGATAATAATGAAAACTGAAATGGGACAAGGAGTTGACTATATGATGCATACACACAAATGGCATGGCTCTGCTCCTAACGACGAACAATTAGCTTTAGCATTAGCACAATTAGAAGAAACTTTAGGCGACTACTAAAATTTGAAAGAAATAAAAAAACATATAAAGCACACCTTACTTGCTCTTAGCCTGCTAATTGCCTTTCATTCTTTTGCCCAAACTAAGCAAAAAACAAGAATACTTTTTGTATTAGATGGATCTCAAAGTATGCTTGGAAGATGGGGAGACGAGCAAAAGATGAAAGTAGCTACTCGTTTGTTAAGCAACCTGATGGACAGTATGCAATCTATGGGAAATGTAGAAGTGGCTTTAAGAGTTTATGGCCACCAATACTCTGTAGCTGCAGGAAATAGAAGTTGCGAAGACACAAAACTAGAAGTACCATTCTCTAGTAATAGCTTTGGTAAAATAAAAAGTAAACTATTAGATATTCGCCCTCAAGGAACCACTCCTATTGCTTATTCACTAGAGCAAACAAAGGATGACTTCCCATCATGTAATAACTGTAAAAACATCATCATTTTAATTACTGACGGAATTGAAGAATGTGATGGAGATCCTTGCGCAGTTGCTTTAGCTCTCCAAAAAAATGGAGTTACCTTAAAACCATTTGTAATTGGAATGGGATTAGACCTAGAAACAATTGAAGCATTTAGATGTGTTGGTAGCTTTTTCGAAGCAAAAGACCAAGAATCTTTTAAAAATGTATTACAAATTGTTATTTCACAAGTAATGAACAACACAACTGTTCAAGTAAATTTAATTGATACTAACGGTGAACCAACAGAAACTAATGTAAACATGACTTTTTATGATAATCACTCCAAGTCTATTGAATATAACTTTATTCATACTTTTAATAGCTACGGAGTTCCTGACACTGTTCCTATTAATCCTGCTTTAAATTATGACTTAACCGTTCACACCTTACCAGAGGTAAAAAAAGAAAATATTAAAATTATTGCAGGAAAACACAATATCATAGCATTAGATGCTCCTCAAGGAATGTTAAAACTTGAGATGAGCGGGTTAAACGAATATGATGATTTAAAGTGTTTAGTAAAAAAACAGGGCGATTTAAACGTATTTCATGTTCAGAACTTTGACGAAACAACAAAATACATCGTTGGTAATTATGACTTAGAAATACTAACCCTTCCCCGCACTATCATCAAAAATGTAAATATAGCTCAAAGCCACACTACAAAAGTTTTTATTCCAGATCCAGGTATAGCCACCATATTTTTACCAGCGAGAGGTATCACCTCAATTTTCACAGAAGAAAACAACCAATTAAAATGGATATACAATATTGATCAAAACACAACTAGAGAAACCATTGTATTACAACCAGGAAAATACAGGGTTGTTAATAGAGGCTTAAACAGTAACAAAGTAATTTACACACAAGAAAAATCATTTACTATATCATCAGGAACATCAGTTCAAATTAAATTTTAAAATGAAAAAGTACACCTACACCGAAAAAAAAGATACACGTTCAGGATTTGGAGACGGACTAACTGAATTAGGAAGAGAAAACCCTAATGTAGTTGCTCTTTGTGCCGATTTAACTGGCTCGTTAAAAATGAACCAATTTGAAAAAGAAAATCCTGACCGATTTTTTCAAATTGGTATTGCAGAAGCAAACATGATTGGTATTGCAGCAGGGATGACTATTGGCGGTAAAATTCCTTTCACAGGGACGTTTGCAAACTTCTCAACTGGTAGAGTTTATGATCAAATTCGTCAAGCTGTTGCTTACTCTGGTAAAAATGTAAAAATATGTGCTTCACACGCTGGGCTTACTTTAGGTGAAGATGGAGCAACACATCAAATATTAGAAGATATAGGATTGATGAAAATGCTACCAGGAATGACTGTAATTAACCCTTGTGATTACAATCAAACAAAAGCTGCTACCAAAGCTATAGCAGACCTTGATGGACCAGTTTACTTAAGATTTGGTCGTCCATCTGTCCCTGTTTTTATGAACGAACCATTTATTATTGGTAAAGCAATAACTCTAAATGAAGGTACTGATGTAAGTATTTTTGCTACTGGCCATTTAGTATGGGAAGCAATATTAGCATGTGAAGAACTGGAAGCTAAAGGAATTAGTGCCGAAATAATAAATATTCACACAATTAAACCTTTAGACGAAAAAGCAATTTTAGAATCAGCAAATAAAACTAAATGTATTGTTACCGCTGAAGAGCACATGATGAATGGAGGTTTAGGCGATAGTATTGCTCAATTAATTTCTAGAAATAATCCAATGCCAATTGAATATGTTGCTGTAGATGATAGCTTTGGAGAAAGTGGTACTCCAAGTGAATTAATGGAAAAATATGGATTAAATGCTGAGAGCATTATAAAAGCTGCCGAAAGAGCTATTGCCCGTAAAGCTTAATAATTTAAAAAAGTATAATATAGAGCCACTAATAATTATTAGTGGCTTTTTTATTTACAAGAAAACACCAGCATAAAACGCCTTAAATTCTTATTTACACGCAAAGGAATTCCAAAAATAAATTAGATTTTACCTTTTTAAAAAATGAAAAAAGTAAAACTTAAAGTAAAACATCTCAATAATCTGGAAAACAAATATTTAAAATTTGAATTTGACAGATTGTCATGCTTAACTCCGTGGTATTTTAGACTATTTTAATACACAAAACATCACCTAAAGACTAAAACTAATCATCTTTATTTTTTAGATAATTACACCAAATATTAAGTATGTTAGTTACTAAAAAGAATTATTTGAAATTGATTAAAGTAAAAGAATTTTAATAAAAAAAACATCCTCCCTACTCCAACTTTTAAAAACTAAATCACAAAAAAAAGCCTCGCAATTGCTAAGCTTTTCTTTTATATTTTAAACACAAACTATCTTAATCTATCTGCTGCCCTAACCAATTCATCATCTTTTTTAATAAATCTAAGAGAAACATACACAAGTATTAAACATAAAACTGGTATAGCGGCTCCAAACTTCAATCCAACCATTACATCACTAGGGTTTAAACTTATGATTGATTTAGCAACATCCGAATACATAACAATAGCTACAACTTGTAATGTAATTAATAAAATATTTAGCTTTAATAACTTAATCTGTAGCTGACGTTTCTTATAAAGAAATATAACAATAATAGAAACTAACATTATTAAACCTTGTAAAACACCCACTCCCATATTTTTAGCAATTACTTCATCTGCGTTTTCACTTAAAAAAGTTTTATATGCACTCATAAGATAAGTAGCATCTCCTCCTGTAAACTCAAATAGCGGTATATAAGAAAACACTATACTCAATAAAACAACAATAACTAACAACAATGATTGAATTCTCTGTATCATAATATATTTTTTTTTGTAAAGATAGTGATGCTATTTAAACAATTAATTGTTTATTAAATAAAATCTAACACACATCAATTCTACGTTTGTTCTTTAATTTTGCTTTATGTGGTCAAAAATTCCAAATTGGTTAAAAAACAAATATGCTATTACAATAGTAATATTCATTGTTTGGTTATCTTTTTTTGATCAAAATAATTTTCTTGTTCAGTACGATTTTAAAAAAGAACTGAGAAGCCTTAATCAGGATAAAAGATTTTATTTAGAAGAAATAAAAAAAACAAAAATTGAACTCGAAGAATTAACCACCAATCCTGTTACTCTCGAGAAATTTGCTCGCGAAAAATACCTGATGAAAAAAGACAATGAAGAGATTTTTGTCTTTGAGCTTGAAAAAGAATAAAGCCTTACTTTTCAGTTCTATCAGTTTCATTGTTTTAACTATCTTTGTTGTGTTTACAAAGTATTTTACATGAGCTTATTTAACGATTTCAAATCAATATCTCACCAAGATTGGTTAGAGAAAATAACGCAAGACTTAAAAGGAAAAGATTTTTCAGAAACTTTAATCTGGAAAACAGATGAAGGAATTAATGTTCAACCCTTTTACGATGCTGAAACATTAAATGACAATGTTTCTCAAAATTTCGATTTAACCAATTGCAATAATGATTGGGAAATAAGGGAACAAGTTGAAATTAAAACAATTAAAGAAGCGAACCAACTTGCTTTAAATGCATTAAAAGGTGGTGCCAACAGCATTCAATTTAATGGCAATATTGAAAATCAGAATGAAATGAATGAATTATTAGCAGATATAATGCTTGATATCATTCATATTCACTTTTACACTTCAACCCCTGACCAAACCCTTAACTTCTTTAATACTTTTATTGAAAATAATAATATTGATAAAGCGCTTTTAAAAGGCTCTATCACTTATGATTATTTAGGAGAATTGTTAATTTCAGGAAATTGGAGCAAAGATGAAAAAACGGATTTCAACGACTTGTTTAATATTCAAAACAAAACCTCATTAAAAACAATAACTATTCGAGGAGATTATTATGCTAATGCAGGAGCTACAATTACTCAAGAAATAGCATACACATTAAATCAAACTATTGAATACATTGACCAATTAACAGAAAGAGGAATATCTGCCGAAAGAGCTATTAATAATATCTCTTTCAACCTTGGAATCAATTCAAATTATTTTTTTGAAATTGCAAAAATTAGAGCTTTTAAAATTTTGTGGCAATTAATTACCAAAACTTATGGTATTGAAGGTGTTGAAGCAAATATTCACGCTCAGACATCAAATTACAACATAGCAGCTCAAGATGCTCAAACAAATATTTTACGAACGACCACAGAGGGTATGTCAGCCGTTTTAGGTGGATGTAATAGCTTAAGTATTACTCCATTCAACTCTTCTTATGAAGCGCCAAGTGATTTTACTTTAAGAGTTGCTCGTAATATTCAAATTATATTAAAAGAAGAAGCTTATTTAAACAAAGTAAAAGATGCTTCTAAAGGAGCTTATTACATTGAAAATTTAACTGATGAATTAGTTACTAAATCATTAGACTTATTTAAAGAAGTTGAAAATAATGGTGGCTTTTTAGCTAATATAAAAAACGATACAATTCAAAATAGTATTGAGGAAGTTAACTTAAAAAAGGAAACTGAATATAAAGATGGAACTCAATCTTTACTTGGCGTTAATATTCATATAAATAATATGGAAAACTCACCTAAAGCTATTATAAATCAAGATCATAATAGTAACGGTAGCATTAAACACCTTAAACAAATAAATATTCCACAACTAATTGCTCAACAAGGAACTTCTCATGCCTAACGAAATAAAAATTATAAAATCAGTTCCTTTTGAATACGGCACCATTGAGTTAAGAAGTGATGAAGTAATAACTTACGAACCAAAAGAAGGAGTTACCTCATTTACAATGCCTCAATTAGAGTTAATGCTCGATATTTTACTTGATTTATCTAACGGTACTCCAAAACCATACTTTTCAAACAATACAAATTTAAAAAGCATAGATACAGAAGAAAGATTGTATATCACAAAACATATTCACCGGTTTGCTAGCAAATTTGCTATGACAGAGAATTCTGCAATAACAAGGTTTATAACGCATACTTTCATGCAATTATCTAGGCCATCTATTCCGGTAAAAATGTTTAAAACAAAGCAAGAAGCTATTAATTGGCTAAAATCATAGAATAAACACTAAAAATATGAAACCTGATTTTTCAAAATTAACTTATACAGCTCCAAAAATTGATTCAAAACCAACTCAATTAAATGGAGAATCTTGGTTAACATCAGAGCAAATCGACATAAAACAAAGCTTCACTAAAGAAGACATTAAGAATTTAACACATTTAAATTATGCTGCAGGTATTGCTCCAAATTTAAGAGGCCCATACTCTACAATGTATGTAATGCGGCCTTGGACTATTCGCCAATATGCTGGTTTTAGTACTGCAGAAGAATCAAATGCATTTTACCGCAGAAACCTAGCTGCTGGTCAAAAAGGACTTTCTGTTGCTTTCGATTTAGCTACACATCGAGGTTATGATTCAGATCATCCCCGAGTTGTTGGAGATGTAGGAAAAGCTGGTGTTGCAATTGATTCGGTTGAAGACATGAAAGTGTTGTTTGATCAGATTCCATTGGATGAAATGTCTGTATCTATGACCATGAATGGTGCTGTATTACCGATATTAGCATTCTACATTGTTGCAGCTCAAGAGCAAGGTGTAGACAAAAAACTATTAGCAGGTACAATTCAAAACGACATTTTAAAAGAGTTTATGGTTAGAAATACATACATCTACCCACCTCTTCCATCAATGCAAATTATTGCTGATATTTTTAAATACACTTCTCAAAATATGCCAAAATTTAACTCAATAAGCATATCGGGGTACCATATGCAAGAAGCTGGTGCTACTGCTGATATTGAGTTAGCATATACTTTAGCCGATGGTTTAGAGTATTTAAGAACTGGAGTAAACTCAGGAATGGACATCGATACTTTTGCTCCTCGTCTTTCTTTCTTTTGGGCAATTGGCATGAATCATTTTATGGAAATTGCTAAAATGCGAGCTGCTCGTATGTTATGGGCAAAAATTGTAAAACAGTTTAATCCTAAAAATGATAAATCATTAGCACTAAGAACGCATTGTCAAACTAGTGGTTGGAGTTTAACTGAACAAGATCCTTTTAATAATGTAGCTCGAACATGCATAGAAGCTATGGCGGCAGCTTTAGGAGGCACACAATCATTACACACAAATGCACTAGATGAAGCAATTGCTTTGCCTACTGATTTCTCTGCAAGAATTGCAAGAAACACTCAAATATACATTCAAAAAGAAACTGAAATTTGTAGAACAGTTGACCCTTGGGGAGGTTCTTATTATGTAGAATGGCTGACCAACGAAATTGCTGAAAAAGCATGGAAACTAATTGAAGAAGTAGAAGAATTAGGTGGTATGGCTAAGGCAATTGAAAAAGGTGTACCCAAACTAAGAATTGAAGAAGCAGCTGCTCGAAAGCAAGCTAAAATTGATTCTGGAAAAGAAATTATTGTTGGCGTCAATGAATATAAAATTGAGAAAGAAGAAGAATTAGAAATTTTAGATGTTGATAACAACTTAGTAAGAAAAGGACAAATTGAAAGATTAGAAAAAATTAAAGCCACTAGAAATAACGAAAAAGTTAAACAGACACTACAACATTTAACCGAAGTTGCAAAAACAAAAAATGGCAACTTACTAGAAGCTGCTGTTGAAGCAGCTAAAGAAAGAGCTACGCTTGGTGAAATTTCTGACGCTTTGGAAGAAGTTTACGGGAGATACCAAGCTCAAATTCGTTCGGTTAGTGGTGTTTATAGTTCAGAAGCTATGGAGGATAAAGATTTTATTAAAGCACGTGAATTAACCAATAAGTTTGCTGAATTAGAAGGTAGAAGACCTAGAATTATGGTTGCTAAAATGGGACAAGATGGTCATGATAGAGGCGCAAAAGTAATTTCTACTTCTTTTGCTGACATCGGTTTTGATGTTGATATAGGCCCTTTATTCCAAACTCCAGAAGAAGCAGCAAAACAAGCAGTAGAAAATGATGTTCACATATTAGGTGTATCATCTTTAGCTGCTGGGCACAAAACATTAGTTCCTCAAGTTATTGAAGAATTAAAAAAATTAGATAGAGAAGATATTATGGTTATTGTTGGTGGAGTTATTCCTCAACAAGATTATGAATACCTTTTTAATGCTGGTGCGGTTGGTGTTTTTGGACCTGGAACTAAAATAAGTAAAGCAGCGATAGAAATTGTAGAAATATTGATAGAGAGTTATTCTGAATAGAATGAATACATTAAATCTAAGCTTTCCACTCATCCTATTAATATCTTTGTTCAGCTGTAAAAATGAACAAAAGGAATTAATTACATCAAATCAACCCGATTCTATTAAAGAAATTATAATAGATCCATACACCATTATTGGCGAACACCATTTCCTAAATGGTTATGAAGCAAAAACAGCAGAAGGCAATATAAATGTTGTTGTAGAAATACCTACCGGCAGTGTGGACAAATGGGAAGTGGACAAAACTGATGGTAGTTTGAAATGGCAAATACTAGAAGATGGTCCCCGTAAAGTTAACTACTTGGGTTACCCTGGTAATTATGGAATGATACCCAAAACTTATTTACCTAAAGATTTAGGTGGAGATGGCGACCCTTTAGATGTAATTGTTTTAGGTCCTGCCGTAAAAAGAGGAAGTATTATAGAATGTAAAATTATTGGTGTTATAGAATTATTAGATAGAGGCGAACAAGACGACAAGTTAATTGCCGTTATGAAAGATACCCCTTTCTATTTGGTTAACTCTATAGATGAGTTGAAGCAAAGTTTTAATGGTGCTTTAGATATAGTTACTACTTGGTTTTCAAATTACAAAGGCCCAGGCAAAATGGAAATTCAAACAGTTGCAGAAAAAGAAAGAGCTGATGAGATTTTAGAAGCTTCAATAAAAGCTTATAAAAATGCGAATGAAACTCATTAAATGAAAAACCTAAAAACAAAAATAGCAGGTATTATTTTGTTGTTTATCGCAATAGGCTTAGCTAATTGCCGCCAAGAAAAAATGTTTTTCCACCCTACTTCACTGACTGCTGATTACGAGTTTAAATTTAGCAATAACTTTATTGAGTATAAAATACCGGTAGAAGACAAAATAACTTTAAACGGATTGTTATTTAAAGCTGAACAGCCTAAAGGATTGGTTTTTTACTTACACGGCAATGCTGGGGCACTTGATACTTGGGGCGAAATTGCTGACTTCTACACCCAAAATAATTATGATGTTTTTATTTTAGATTATCGTGGATTTGGTAAAAGTGAAGGAAGAATTGAAAACGAAGGCCAATTTTTAAATGATGTACAATTAGTTTACGACAGCTTAAAAACTGATTATCTTGAAGAAAATATTATTGTAATTGGTTATTCTATTGGCACATGCCCTGCAGCTTATGTTGCGGCAAAAAACAACCCAAAACATTTAGTTTTAAAAGCACCATATTACAGTATGCTAGATTTAGTTCATCACTACTACTCTTTTGTTCCCGGTTTTATGGTGAAATACAAATTAAGAACTAACGAATATGTAAAAGAAGTAAAAGCACCTATTACTATTTTCCATGGTACTGATGATAAGATTATCCCCGTTGAAAATGCTTATAAATTACAAGCCATTTTAAAACCAGCTAACGACACCTTAATTATAGTTGAAGGTAAAACTCACCACGGTGTTGGGAATTGGAATGAATATAAAAGTGAATTAACTAATATTTTAAAATAAAAACTCCATTTATTCTTTTAACATAAAAAAGAAATGAAAAATAAAGAGGTTAGTTGGACTGAATGTGAAGAGTGTAAAGGACACGGGACAAAAACAAGAAGATTTCGAAAGAATTCGAAACTTCACAAACAAAACATTTCAAATGAATTAGAAACAAATAACAATAAAAACACCCGCCCCCCTCTTAATAAACATCTAATTACATGTTCAACCTGTTCAGGCTCTGGATTAAATCCTTCTGATAGCTTCCCGATTGCTGATAAAGAAACATATCCACAAGTTGCTATAATTGGTGGTGGAATTGGCGGTGTAGCTTTAGCTGTGGCTTGCTTACATCGCAAAATTCCTTTTACAATTTTTGAGCGTGATAATAGCTTCGATGCTCGATCTCAAGGTTATGGTCTTACTTTACAACA includes these proteins:
- a CDS encoding methylmalonyl-CoA mutase family protein; the encoded protein is MSLFNDFKSISHQDWLEKITQDLKGKDFSETLIWKTDEGINVQPFYDAETLNDNVSQNFDLTNCNNDWEIREQVEIKTIKEANQLALNALKGGANSIQFNGNIENQNEMNELLADIMLDIIHIHFYTSTPDQTLNFFNTFIENNNIDKALLKGSITYDYLGELLISGNWSKDEKTDFNDLFNIQNKTSLKTITIRGDYYANAGATITQEIAYTLNQTIEYIDQLTERGISAERAINNISFNLGINSNYFFEIAKIRAFKILWQLITKTYGIEGVEANIHAQTSNYNIAAQDAQTNILRTTTEGMSAVLGGCNSLSITPFNSSYEAPSDFTLRVARNIQIILKEEAYLNKVKDASKGAYYIENLTDELVTKSLDLFKEVENNGGFLANIKNDTIQNSIEEVNLKKETEYKDGTQSLLGVNIHINNMENSPKAIINQDHNSNGSIKHLKQINIPQLIAQQGTSHA
- a CDS encoding DUF7793 family protein, producing MPNEIKIIKSVPFEYGTIELRSDEVITYEPKEGVTSFTMPQLELMLDILLDLSNGTPKPYFSNNTNLKSIDTEERLYITKHIHRFASKFAMTENSAITRFITHTFMQLSRPSIPVKMFKTKQEAINWLKS
- the scpA gene encoding methylmalonyl-CoA mutase: MKPDFSKLTYTAPKIDSKPTQLNGESWLTSEQIDIKQSFTKEDIKNLTHLNYAAGIAPNLRGPYSTMYVMRPWTIRQYAGFSTAEESNAFYRRNLAAGQKGLSVAFDLATHRGYDSDHPRVVGDVGKAGVAIDSVEDMKVLFDQIPLDEMSVSMTMNGAVLPILAFYIVAAQEQGVDKKLLAGTIQNDILKEFMVRNTYIYPPLPSMQIIADIFKYTSQNMPKFNSISISGYHMQEAGATADIELAYTLADGLEYLRTGVNSGMDIDTFAPRLSFFWAIGMNHFMEIAKMRAARMLWAKIVKQFNPKNDKSLALRTHCQTSGWSLTEQDPFNNVARTCIEAMAAALGGTQSLHTNALDEAIALPTDFSARIARNTQIYIQKETEICRTVDPWGGSYYVEWLTNEIAEKAWKLIEEVEELGGMAKAIEKGVPKLRIEEAAARKQAKIDSGKEIIVGVNEYKIEKEEELEILDVDNNLVRKGQIERLEKIKATRNNEKVKQTLQHLTEVAKTKNGNLLEAAVEAAKERATLGEISDALEEVYGRYQAQIRSVSGVYSSEAMEDKDFIKARELTNKFAELEGRRPRIMVAKMGQDGHDRGAKVISTSFADIGFDVDIGPLFQTPEEAAKQAVENDVHILGVSSLAAGHKTLVPQVIEELKKLDREDIMVIVGGVIPQQDYEYLFNAGAVGVFGPGTKISKAAIEIVEILIESYSE
- a CDS encoding inorganic diphosphatase, which translates into the protein MNTLNLSFPLILLISLFSCKNEQKELITSNQPDSIKEIIIDPYTIIGEHHFLNGYEAKTAEGNINVVVEIPTGSVDKWEVDKTDGSLKWQILEDGPRKVNYLGYPGNYGMIPKTYLPKDLGGDGDPLDVIVLGPAVKRGSIIECKIIGVIELLDRGEQDDKLIAVMKDTPFYLVNSIDELKQSFNGALDIVTTWFSNYKGPGKMEIQTVAEKERADEILEASIKAYKNANETH
- a CDS encoding alpha/beta hydrolase, encoding MKNLKTKIAGIILLFIAIGLANCRQEKMFFHPTSLTADYEFKFSNNFIEYKIPVEDKITLNGLLFKAEQPKGLVFYLHGNAGALDTWGEIADFYTQNNYDVFILDYRGFGKSEGRIENEGQFLNDVQLVYDSLKTDYLEENIIVIGYSIGTCPAAYVAAKNNPKHLVLKAPYYSMLDLVHHYYSFVPGFMVKYKLRTNEYVKEVKAPITIFHGTDDKIIPVENAYKLQAILKPANDTLIIVEGKTHHGVGNWNEYKSELTNILK